In Tachysurus vachellii isolate PV-2020 chromosome 1, HZAU_Pvac_v1, whole genome shotgun sequence, a genomic segment contains:
- the LOC132849156 gene encoding putative coiled-coil domain-containing protein 195 → MESGRGLARVIQQLQDDIRKLETENKALRGQLSKTPPTGSQRREGTTENHANLRRNVSVPALENQYKENMIMTVRRYSISSNAIHVPCESVSSNKSRSDSDWARLRGGACGLSNTTTEDRDKADGKSANRRKLQHCVNKARAKEKTVTFLLPVDDIYTNRPFVADHLPDTSSCDLQAISETDS, encoded by the exons ATGGAGAGCGGCCGCGGCCTTGCGCGCGTCATCCAGCAGCTACAGGATGACATCAGGAAGCTGGAGACGGAGAACAAGGCGCTGCGCGGGCAACTCAGCAAAACACCACCCACCGGCTCTCAACGGAGAGAAGGAACCACGGAGAACCACGCCAACCTGAGACGGAACGTGTCGGTGCCGGCGCTGGAGAACCAGTACAAAG aaaatatgatcatGACTGTCCGGAGGTATTCCATATCATCAAATGCCATTCATGTGCCCTGTGAGAGTGTGAGCTCAAATAAATCTCGTAGCGACAGCGACTGGGCCAGACTGCGAGGAGGCGCTTGCGGACTCAGCAATACGACTACAGAAGACAGAGACAAAGCAGACGGCAAATCAGCAAACCGGCGCAAGCTTCAGCATTGTGTCAACAAAGCCAG AGCCAAAGAGAAGACGGTCACATTCCTGCTCCCTGTGGATGACATCTACACCAACCGGCCCTTTGTGGCAGACCACCTTCCCGACACGAGCTCATGTGATCTCCAGGCGATATCAGAAACAGATTCATGA